A DNA window from Chlamydia buteonis contains the following coding sequences:
- a CDS encoding queuosine precursor transporter → MHNEMIFTAQTVFVVLAGIFFASKGRGWLTGWLATLSVIMNVFVLKQIVLCNLEITSADVYMIGILSCLNFSREVYGKKKVNEAMVSSWVISIAFLLVTQLHLALKPSPNDTTQNHFIALFSPSLRLTLASLVTVILVQIIDLKLFSYLKTLFKNKAFGTRSAISLISSQILDTLLFSFLGLYGIVANLTHVILFSLITKICVIAMSVPVVVFGKYLRKQNAI, encoded by the coding sequence GTGCATAATGAAATGATCTTCACAGCACAAACCGTGTTTGTTGTACTTGCTGGTATATTTTTTGCCTCTAAAGGTAGAGGCTGGCTAACGGGCTGGTTGGCTACCCTATCGGTAATTATGAACGTTTTTGTGTTGAAACAAATTGTTCTATGCAATCTAGAAATTACCTCAGCTGACGTTTACATGATTGGCATCTTGTCTTGCTTAAATTTCTCCAGAGAAGTTTATGGGAAAAAGAAAGTAAATGAAGCCATGGTCAGCTCATGGGTAATAAGCATAGCCTTTCTTCTTGTAACGCAATTACACCTTGCGCTGAAACCCTCTCCGAACGACACAACCCAAAACCATTTTATAGCGCTTTTTTCACCCTCGCTACGACTAACCTTAGCTTCTTTAGTTACCGTAATCCTCGTTCAAATTATAGATCTTAAACTATTTTCTTACCTAAAAACCCTTTTCAAAAATAAAGCTTTCGGAACCCGCTCAGCCATATCTTTAATTTCTTCTCAAATCCTAGATACCCTACTATTTTCTTTCCTTGGTCTTTATGGAATCGTAGCAAATCTTACTCATGTAATTCTATTTTCTTTAATTACTAAAATATGTGTTATTGCCATGTCTGTGCCAGTTGTTGTCTTTGGAAAATATCTTAGAAAGCAAAACGCAATATAG
- a CDS encoding gamma-glutamylcyclotransferase, producing MHKSIMYLFGCILLILTGCSEPITSSNSSYKLEQVFCIKLPVSDFLSYPCAYLPFQYQSNEYKDPKVVQRVDNESRRIWKEIHAKMQLTTPYIPMVVYGSLMNPTSAKSTLKEYHPHAVWLHDYIRIYNLDTRLLGGSSRLTDLDGKDNHAALNLKYAPGKNCNGLILAIGEDDFVACRRREADYDCIPVVVSDYVPSGQCTHRSVAYAWIAGDQACTDHVLPLKGYYSMIWEGITSDNVKESFGEHFSEDYLETTFLADGRSVKTIHDEYKEAPIRY from the coding sequence ATGCATAAATCAATAATGTATTTATTTGGGTGCATTTTACTTATTCTTACTGGTTGTTCCGAACCTATTACTTCGTCAAATAGCTCATATAAGCTTGAACAAGTTTTTTGTATTAAACTACCTGTTTCTGATTTTCTATCGTATCCCTGTGCGTACCTACCTTTTCAATATCAGTCTAATGAATATAAAGATCCCAAGGTTGTTCAAAGGGTCGATAATGAATCACGAAGGATTTGGAAGGAGATACATGCAAAAATGCAATTAACAACTCCATATATTCCTATGGTTGTTTATGGAAGTTTAATGAATCCAACTTCAGCGAAAAGTACACTTAAGGAGTACCACCCGCATGCTGTCTGGCTTCACGATTATATTAGAATATATAATTTGGATACTCGTCTCTTAGGAGGTTCTTCTAGATTAACAGATCTTGATGGTAAGGATAACCACGCTGCCCTTAATTTGAAGTATGCTCCAGGGAAGAATTGCAATGGGCTTATTTTGGCTATCGGAGAAGATGATTTTGTTGCTTGTCGTCGTCGTGAAGCGGATTATGACTGTATTCCTGTTGTAGTTTCAGATTACGTTCCTTCAGGGCAATGTACTCACAGGAGCGTAGCGTATGCCTGGATAGCAGGAGATCAAGCTTGCACCGACCATGTGCTTCCTTTAAAGGGATATTATTCTATGATCTGGGAGGGAATAACATCAGATAATGTTAAGGAGAGTTTTGGTGAACACTTTTCTGAGGACTATTTGGAGACAACTTTTTTAGCTGACGGTCGGTCGGTAAAAACAATTCATGATGAATATAAAGAAGCTCCTATTCGTTATTAG
- a CDS encoding MAC/perforin domain-containing protein, translating into MHAHIDLGNMNNNDEESDDEEQDLTKDAAFSSSFTYGFVKQNTRNSKNTVTCTTASHSLYTLQQDRASDPENLKIDKEFQQIIQTLDTKDPKHLEAFISNVGTHYTTAVTYGGIGFQVLKISFEQIQKLEKEEISISTAAASSLLTGSVTNKTESGYSSLTSTSSAQTVFLGGTVLPTMQEDHLDFKDWSESVPLDPVPLKIAISPITDILTPQYFPTIDVASLQEKKQALQQAIDTYLRKHKPKLEQPHEEFTSGIALRSSQFILRSGNSSSIVSEPYLGYWSTLPYLFPMVEEESVAIPLVFYFQVENDQVQQKIVHNTFCNIGVVSVRRGLYGSEFVDYAFNAFYSSYQECYLDTSYYTDRCGFEIEKVNRTKDNIIRDGDEVRLKHTASNKYLSNISMRDGHNTLTRTDSPNDAVFILEKPKH; encoded by the coding sequence ATGCACGCACATATTGACCTAGGAAACATGAACAATAATGACGAAGAAAGTGACGACGAAGAACAAGACCTAACAAAAGATGCAGCTTTTTCATCTAGCTTCACCTATGGTTTCGTAAAGCAAAATACACGAAACTCTAAGAATACAGTAACCTGTACAACAGCTTCACATTCTCTATATACTCTGCAGCAAGATCGTGCCTCAGACCCAGAAAATTTGAAAATAGATAAAGAATTTCAGCAAATTATACAAACTCTTGATACTAAAGATCCTAAACACTTAGAGGCTTTTATTTCTAACGTAGGCACCCATTACACGACTGCAGTGACATATGGTGGAATAGGATTTCAAGTATTAAAAATAAGTTTCGAACAAATTCAAAAACTTGAGAAAGAAGAAATTTCAATATCTACAGCAGCAGCTAGCTCTCTTTTAACGGGTTCTGTCACAAATAAAACAGAATCAGGCTACTCTTCCCTTACGTCAACTAGCTCGGCTCAAACTGTATTTTTAGGCGGAACTGTTTTACCAACAATGCAAGAAGACCATTTGGATTTCAAAGATTGGTCAGAAAGCGTGCCTCTAGACCCTGTTCCCTTAAAAATAGCCATTTCTCCTATAACTGATATCCTTACCCCTCAGTATTTCCCAACTATTGACGTCGCTTCTCTGCAAGAAAAAAAACAAGCATTACAACAAGCTATTGACACGTATCTTAGAAAACACAAACCAAAATTGGAGCAACCACACGAAGAATTTACTTCAGGGATTGCCCTACGATCTTCTCAATTTATTTTGCGGTCAGGGAATTCTTCTTCTATAGTCAGTGAACCTTACCTCGGTTACTGGTCTACTCTCCCTTACCTTTTCCCAATGGTAGAAGAAGAATCTGTTGCAATACCTTTAGTTTTTTACTTCCAAGTTGAAAATGATCAAGTACAGCAAAAGATAGTACATAATACTTTTTGTAATATAGGAGTAGTTAGCGTTAGACGAGGTTTGTATGGATCAGAGTTCGTTGATTATGCTTTCAATGCTTTTTATAGCAGCTATCAAGAGTGTTACTTGGATACCTCATACTATACAGATAGATGTGGGTTTGAAATAGAGAAGGTCAATAGAACTAAGGACAATATCATCCGCGATGGCGATGAAGTACGACTCAAACATACGGCAAGCAACAAATATTTATCGAATATTAGCATGCGAGATGGTCATAATACTTTAACTAGAACAGACAGTCCAAATGATGCTGTCTTTATCCTAGAAAAACCCAAACACTAG